In Edaphobacter paludis, a single window of DNA contains:
- the treZ gene encoding malto-oligosyltrehalose trehalohydrolase produces MHKFTAWAPYAKNMAVKIGDALYPMTGPDERGWWNASVEVAVHGTDYAFVLNDDATPYPDPRGLWQAHGVHGPSRVYDHAAFVWNDSRWQGPPLSGSVIYEMHVGTFTPAGTFDAAIERLPYLFELGITHIELMPVAEFSGKFGWGYDGVGLFAVKELYGGPDGLKRFVDACHSRRLAVLMDVVYNHFGPVGNYATKFGPYFTHRHNTPWGDAVNFEEAGSDEVRRFFCDNALMWMRDYHVDGLRLDAVHEFMDRSAIHFMEQLSAEVEILSTTLERELVLIAESDLNDPKVVRPREAGGYGMDAQWSDDFHHALFTILNVEVEGKAYYADFGSFEKLAKALTNVFVYDGVYSRYRRHTHGRPVYGLSAHHFIGFIQNHDQVGNRAKGDRLEHVVGIDRAKIAAGIVLMSPFIPLIFQGEEFASSSPFQYFADQDDPEMATAVREGRKREFAAFGWDPDEIPGPDEAATFERSKLKWDEVHEGSHGEMLEWFRQLIHLRRHSPSLNDGDLSHLKVKFDEEKQWLTIARGQVLVLCNLGAEAVTLENPENFPLALASRGDVEVTGDKVLLPSNSIAILSVEKP; encoded by the coding sequence ATGCATAAGTTCACCGCATGGGCTCCCTACGCGAAGAACATGGCCGTAAAGATCGGCGACGCTCTCTATCCTATGACCGGGCCGGACGAGAGAGGATGGTGGAACGCATCGGTCGAAGTGGCGGTCCACGGCACGGACTATGCATTCGTGCTGAATGACGATGCGACGCCTTACCCTGACCCGCGTGGATTGTGGCAGGCGCACGGAGTTCATGGGCCGTCGCGGGTCTATGATCATGCAGCTTTTGTCTGGAACGATAGCCGCTGGCAAGGTCCCCCGCTATCCGGCTCCGTAATTTACGAGATGCATGTCGGAACGTTCACCCCTGCTGGAACATTCGACGCTGCCATCGAACGGCTTCCTTATCTTTTTGAATTGGGCATAACACATATCGAGTTGATGCCGGTAGCGGAGTTTTCTGGCAAGTTTGGCTGGGGCTACGATGGCGTCGGCCTTTTTGCAGTAAAAGAACTTTACGGTGGCCCGGATGGGTTGAAGAGATTTGTGGACGCGTGCCACTCCCGCAGGCTCGCGGTTTTGATGGACGTGGTTTACAACCACTTTGGGCCGGTAGGGAACTATGCGACGAAGTTTGGACCCTATTTCACGCACAGGCACAACACGCCATGGGGCGACGCGGTCAACTTCGAAGAGGCTGGCTCTGATGAGGTACGGCGGTTCTTCTGCGATAACGCACTGATGTGGATGCGAGACTACCACGTGGATGGTCTGCGGCTGGATGCGGTGCATGAGTTTATGGACCGGTCGGCGATCCATTTTATGGAGCAGTTATCGGCTGAGGTCGAGATACTGTCCACAACACTCGAACGCGAACTCGTGTTGATTGCCGAGAGTGATCTTAATGACCCCAAGGTCGTGAGGCCGCGCGAAGCAGGCGGCTACGGTATGGATGCGCAATGGAGCGATGATTTTCATCATGCCCTGTTCACGATCCTCAATGTTGAGGTAGAAGGCAAGGCCTATTACGCCGATTTTGGATCATTTGAGAAGCTGGCAAAGGCTCTGACCAACGTGTTTGTCTACGACGGTGTGTACTCGCGTTACCGGCGCCATACGCACGGACGTCCGGTATATGGGCTATCGGCGCATCACTTTATCGGCTTTATTCAGAATCATGACCAGGTTGGGAACCGGGCGAAGGGTGACCGCCTGGAGCATGTCGTCGGGATCGACCGAGCAAAGATCGCAGCCGGGATTGTTCTGATGTCACCATTTATTCCTCTGATATTTCAGGGAGAAGAGTTTGCGTCCTCTTCGCCGTTTCAATACTTCGCCGATCAAGATGATCCCGAAATGGCCACGGCTGTACGGGAAGGAAGAAAGCGGGAGTTTGCCGCATTTGGGTGGGACCCGGATGAGATTCCAGGTCCGGATGAGGCCGCGACTTTTGAGCGTTCAAAGCTCAAGTGGGATGAGGTTCATGAGGGATCGCATGGAGAGATGCTGGAGTGGTTTCGTCAACTCATCCATCTGCGGCGTCATTCTCCTTCTCTGAATGATGGAGATCTGAGCCACCTCAAGGTCAAGTTTGACGAAGAGAAGCAGTGGCTGACGATAGCTCGCGGCCAGGTATTAGTGTTATGCAATCTTGGAGCCGAGGCTGTGACGCTTGAAAATCCGGAAAACTTTCCCTTGGCCTTGGCCTCTCGTGGCGACGTTGAGGTCACTGGCGACAAGGTCCTGTTGCCGTCCAACAGCATCGCCATTCTCTCTGTGGAAAAACCGTAA
- a CDS encoding DUF5666 domain-containing protein has product MTTMVTRLGIFRASILGVSLLLPVAGLSPYDAAAQAPATAAAGPKIGTVTTISGSAITLTTDAKQQVSITVADGARILQLSPGSKDLKSAQTITLGDIATGDRILVSGQPGSDANSFTATRVILMKAQDIAQQHAKEQTDWQTRGTGGLVSAVDEETGTITVSIGAKKVAIHTSSDTKFRRYAGVSVKFEDAQPGTLSQIRPGDQLRVLGTKSDDGLSIQAEIVVSGSFLHLAGTIATIDAANGTFTLKDLATKRMMTVKVTSDSDVRKLPPEAAARFAARAKGDAAAGHAGAGSARPASQTSASAPQNGGEQRRSAGMDLSQMLSKLPTQTLSDLKVGDAVMVVASQQEPGSPNVSAVTLLSGVEPILSASPNGGGMNLSPWNVGGGEGDAGGGSPQ; this is encoded by the coding sequence ATGACCACAATGGTTACCAGGCTTGGAATCTTCCGGGCATCGATACTGGGCGTAAGCCTTCTGCTCCCCGTTGCCGGGTTGAGCCCCTATGACGCGGCTGCTCAAGCGCCGGCTACAGCCGCTGCTGGACCAAAGATTGGCACGGTGACAACCATCTCCGGCTCCGCGATCACTCTGACAACCGACGCCAAGCAGCAGGTCTCGATCACCGTTGCGGACGGCGCGCGCATCCTTCAACTCTCGCCAGGCAGCAAGGACTTAAAGTCGGCGCAGACGATTACGCTGGGCGATATTGCGACAGGAGACCGCATCCTGGTCTCGGGCCAGCCCGGCAGCGATGCCAATTCGTTTACGGCCACGCGTGTCATTTTGATGAAGGCGCAGGACATTGCGCAGCAGCACGCGAAGGAACAAACCGACTGGCAAACCCGTGGAACGGGCGGATTGGTAAGCGCCGTCGATGAAGAGACGGGAACAATCACCGTATCCATCGGCGCAAAAAAGGTTGCCATTCACACGTCGAGCGATACAAAATTCCGTCGCTATGCTGGCGTCTCGGTCAAGTTTGAAGATGCGCAGCCCGGCACCCTCTCGCAGATTCGCCCCGGCGATCAGTTGCGCGTACTCGGCACGAAATCCGACGACGGACTGTCGATCCAGGCGGAGATCGTTGTCAGTGGCTCCTTCCTGCATCTGGCTGGAACCATCGCAACCATCGACGCAGCCAATGGGACGTTTACGCTGAAAGACCTTGCGACCAAGAGGATGATGACTGTGAAGGTCACGTCGGACTCGGATGTGCGCAAGCTGCCGCCCGAGGCAGCGGCGAGATTTGCTGCACGCGCCAAGGGTGATGCTGCCGCTGGTCACGCAGGGGCAGGCAGCGCGCGGCCAGCGTCTCAAACAAGTGCTTCCGCGCCGCAGAATGGTGGGGAGCAGCGGCGGTCCGCAGGGATGGATCTGTCGCAGATGTTGAGCAAGCTGCCCACGCAGACCCTGTCCGATCTGAAGGTGGGCGATGCTGTGATGGTTGTGGCGTCGCAGCAGGAGCCTGGCAGTCCCAATGTATCGGCGGTGACGCTATTGTCCGGCGTCGAACCGATCTTGTCTGCATCACCCAACGGTGGGGGGATGAATCTGTCTCCATGGAACGTTGGTGGCGGCGAGGGTGATGCCGGTGGGGGCTCACCGCAGTAA